A genomic stretch from Lathyrus oleraceus cultivar Zhongwan6 chromosome 2, CAAS_Psat_ZW6_1.0, whole genome shotgun sequence includes:
- the LOC127121747 gene encoding CLAVATA3/ESR (CLE)-related protein 22 produces MSNIFNSQKSKTNITSNANYKISMHDLSLENMRLMSLLFFFWLLLVMILFFFKSSFSVEGYAKSQNFRSDSMSKLSASQGKSTSRQNSGVQGSEDVLGDEKRKIYTGPNPLHNR; encoded by the exons atgtcaaatatatTCAATAGTCAAAAGTCTAAGACTAACATAACAAGTAAT GCCAATTATAAAATTTCCATGCATGATCTTTCTCTTGAGAACATGAGGCTAATGAGTCTGCTTTTTTTCTTCTGGCTCCTTCTAGTGATGATTCTTTTCTTCTTCAAAAGTTCTTTTTCTGTTGAAGGGTATGCGAAATCTCAAAACTTTAGAAGTGATTCTATGTCAAAGTTAAGTGCTTCTCAAGGAAAATCAACTTCAAGACAGAATTCAGGTGTACAAGGAAGTGAAGATGTTCTTGGTGATGAGAAGAGGAAAATCTACACTGGTCCTAATCCTTTACATAACAGATAA